The following coding sequences lie in one Alicyclobacillus curvatus genomic window:
- a CDS encoding YafY family transcriptional regulator, with the protein MSKSKRLIELMMVVNRRRQFTVKELAQEFGISRRTMLRDLQELSELGVPLYSEVGPHGGYRVLNARVLPPISFTEDEAAAIFFAIHALRHYVYHPFDAEYSSASSKFYHFMPEDVRNRIDKMKMRVDFVTPHRQVESPHLPLLLDAAIHQKVLAVEYQSYGKTIAREIQPIGIFARNGLWYCPAHCFLREEMRLFRCDRIVSAAPSERQPLDLRDVHLENGRSLRDIQEPSIEFYAELTREGVERCETEAWLASSLYMNKDGTGWLDGRAAERDIPFLAKFFVGLGDDAPVMNPPALIEHIGEILTKLTAKYRRSETL; encoded by the coding sequence ATGTCTAAGTCAAAGCGACTCATCGAATTGATGATGGTTGTGAACCGTAGGCGCCAATTTACTGTCAAAGAACTTGCTCAGGAGTTCGGTATTTCGAGACGGACGATGTTGCGAGACCTTCAGGAACTGAGCGAACTAGGTGTCCCTTTGTATTCAGAAGTCGGTCCCCATGGCGGCTATCGGGTGCTGAACGCAAGAGTTCTGCCTCCCATCTCATTTACGGAAGACGAGGCTGCGGCCATATTCTTTGCCATTCACGCACTCCGACACTACGTTTACCACCCGTTTGACGCCGAATATTCCTCTGCATCGAGCAAGTTCTACCATTTCATGCCGGAGGATGTGCGCAATCGGATCGATAAAATGAAGATGCGTGTGGATTTTGTCACCCCGCATCGGCAAGTGGAATCTCCCCACTTACCTCTTCTGCTTGACGCAGCGATTCACCAAAAAGTCCTCGCCGTCGAGTATCAGTCGTACGGGAAGACAATTGCAAGGGAGATTCAGCCTATCGGAATATTCGCCCGTAACGGACTCTGGTACTGTCCTGCCCACTGCTTTTTACGCGAAGAAATGCGCCTCTTTCGCTGTGACAGAATCGTATCCGCCGCCCCATCCGAGAGACAACCACTTGACCTGCGGGATGTGCACTTGGAGAACGGCAGATCACTGCGAGACATACAGGAGCCAAGCATAGAGTTTTACGCAGAGTTGACGAGAGAAGGGGTTGAACGATGCGAAACCGAAGCCTGGTTGGCAAGCAGTTTATATATGAACAAGGACGGCACTGGTTGGCTCGACGGACGCGCTGCAGAGCGTGACATTCCTTTTTTGGCGAAATTCTTTGTCGGTCTGGGAGACGACGCACCGGTGATGAATCCACCAGCACTGATTGAGCACATTGGAGAAATACTGACCAAGCTGACGGCCAAGTATAGGAGAAGTGAGACTTTATGA
- a CDS encoding MerR family transcriptional regulator, translated as MKISELAQRTGLTAYTIRFYEKEGLLDTRHVQREGNNYRNYSDDAVERLKLVKKFQGIGCSLTELKDILQDYDTNSRTHEEIIEWILQKMNEVERKKDELDGILATLKWMLDYRTALMNNSGPN; from the coding sequence ATGAAGATTAGTGAGTTGGCTCAGAGGACTGGACTCACAGCCTACACGATTCGCTTTTACGAGAAAGAAGGCCTGTTGGACACTCGGCACGTGCAAAGAGAGGGAAACAATTATCGCAACTATTCAGATGACGCAGTCGAGCGTTTGAAGCTCGTAAAGAAGTTTCAAGGGATAGGATGCTCGCTTACAGAACTAAAGGACATCTTGCAGGATTATGATACAAATTCACGGACCCATGAAGAAATTATTGAATGGATTCTTCAAAAGATGAATGAGGTCGAACGTAAGAAGGACGAATTGGATGGGATTCTTGCGACTCTAAAGTGGATGTTGGACTACAGAACAGCACTAATGAACAACTCGGGGCCGAACTAA
- a CDS encoding TOMM precursor leader peptide-binding protein: protein MNIVVFHDGSILGQQIVDSWSKKYSDTSESRVVQSCSLDDLEEYRPKLVVLASDMPSEFENRVLGKCRDLKLSVLSVLGRGATILLGPLETPDIPGCVTCLQLRWENTFDYSLLSAFFNLQVDNLVEPLPVPLEMSSSDLLTLSDIVADEIQSITLESANVPKSKGKVGVFSQEENIEWVPVLPSHDCPRCNLMPDDHPALAQLQFTSHVLNDVEALRVGNLHLNRLEDLFFHTKVGYISAVNEFWNGDRYAQASAFIYTPAGHEIAGYGSGLSIQGAKKSAILEVLERSCGFQAVNRRPSVFGKYSEVGDTAVHPKQFGLHSDALYQSLHPIIEPFDEEKKYSWVWAYSTKHNAPVLVPEQIAFYGPTADEKRFVTESSNGCALGGTLEDAVLHGIFEVLERDGFLNMWYAKMPIPELKLGRRCPSKTSEVFRYLIESGFEVRLFDISHDLGIPAICAVGIHAENVYPKVVSGSACHLHPYQAVYGALRELTVQVLNLQRATEDRRNEAISMFFDSKKIKDILDHNAVAALPEAHPRWEFLLRKENQGQIQSVEEVYGGLARRYQIKSRDVRRILGSVLADLHKRGFDVIVVNQTSAELSHAGLHAVKVLMPGMTPITWGYGFRRLQGLARVFELPYRLGYSPRLLTEQDLNQDCHPFS, encoded by the coding sequence ACAGTGACACGAGTGAATCTCGTGTGGTGCAGAGCTGTTCTCTCGATGACCTGGAAGAGTATCGTCCAAAACTTGTGGTTCTGGCTTCGGATATGCCTTCTGAGTTCGAGAACCGGGTACTCGGAAAGTGCAGGGACCTAAAACTCAGCGTCTTATCGGTGTTGGGTAGGGGAGCGACAATTCTGCTGGGTCCGTTGGAGACCCCAGACATCCCTGGTTGCGTAACTTGTTTACAATTGCGCTGGGAAAATACATTTGACTACAGTCTACTAAGTGCTTTTTTCAACCTCCAAGTTGATAACCTGGTTGAACCTCTGCCTGTGCCTCTCGAGATGTCCTCATCAGACCTTTTAACACTCTCAGACATCGTCGCCGATGAAATTCAGTCGATTACTTTGGAATCAGCCAATGTTCCAAAGTCCAAAGGAAAAGTCGGGGTCTTCAGTCAAGAGGAAAACATCGAGTGGGTTCCAGTGCTCCCAAGCCACGATTGTCCTCGATGTAACCTTATGCCTGATGACCATCCCGCTTTAGCGCAATTGCAATTCACTTCACATGTCTTAAACGACGTCGAAGCGCTTCGAGTTGGCAATCTACATCTCAATCGTTTGGAAGATTTGTTCTTCCATACCAAGGTCGGTTATATATCTGCGGTCAATGAGTTTTGGAACGGGGACCGTTATGCGCAAGCATCAGCATTCATTTATACCCCTGCTGGTCATGAAATTGCAGGATACGGCTCGGGTCTGTCCATCCAAGGCGCGAAGAAATCTGCAATCCTCGAAGTGCTCGAGCGCAGCTGTGGATTTCAGGCAGTGAATCGACGTCCCAGTGTCTTTGGCAAGTATTCGGAAGTGGGAGACACCGCCGTACACCCGAAACAGTTCGGATTGCACAGCGATGCATTGTATCAGTCACTTCATCCAATCATTGAACCGTTTGATGAAGAGAAAAAGTATTCGTGGGTTTGGGCATACTCGACCAAGCATAACGCGCCTGTGCTCGTTCCAGAGCAGATTGCCTTTTATGGGCCAACGGCTGACGAGAAACGGTTCGTCACGGAATCGTCGAATGGATGTGCACTCGGTGGAACGCTGGAGGATGCTGTTTTGCATGGCATTTTTGAGGTTCTCGAGCGGGATGGATTTCTCAACATGTGGTACGCAAAGATGCCGATTCCTGAACTCAAACTCGGGCGTCGTTGCCCATCTAAAACATCGGAGGTTTTTCGTTATTTAATAGAAAGTGGATTTGAAGTTCGCCTTTTTGACATCTCCCATGACCTCGGCATACCGGCAATTTGTGCCGTGGGTATTCATGCAGAGAACGTCTATCCGAAAGTGGTAAGCGGATCGGCGTGTCATTTACATCCCTATCAGGCCGTCTACGGTGCACTCCGTGAATTGACTGTTCAAGTGCTTAACCTTCAGCGAGCGACGGAAGACAGACGTAACGAGGCCATTTCCATGTTCTTCGATTCAAAAAAAATCAAGGACATTCTTGACCATAATGCGGTTGCTGCGTTGCCAGAAGCACATCCACGTTGGGAATTTCTTTTGAGGAAGGAGAATCAAGGGCAGATTCAATCTGTCGAAGAGGTGTATGGCGGTTTAGCACGACGATACCAAATTAAATCACGAGACGTTCGACGGATTCTCGGCTCGGTGCTTGCGGACTTACACAAGCGAGGATTCGACGTTATCGTGGTAAATCAAACCAGCGCAGAACTATCCCACGCGGGACTGCATGCTGTGAAAGTTTTAATGCCCGGAATGACTCCGATTACCTGGGGCTATGGCTTTCGCAGACTTCAAGGTCTCGCGCGCGTATTCGAGTTGCCATATCGACTTGGGTATTCTCCACGGTTGCTGACGGAGCAAGACCTGAATCAGGACTGCCATCCGTTTTCGTGA